A stretch of DNA from Roseofilum casamattae BLCC-M143:
CATTATGCGAACTCGTGGAAGAGCAACCACAAGTGTTGGAAAAAGTACAAGTTATCTGGGCAGATTCGGGTTATAGTGGTGATAAATTTGCTTTGGGAGTTTGGTTAATGACTCAGGCCAGAGTAGAGGTGGTGAAACGTAAAAGTAAAGAATTTGAGGCCTTACCGAAGAGATGGCTCGTCGAGCGAACATTTGGCTGGTGGAATCGATATTACCGTTTGTCTAAAGATTATGAGAAGTTACCGGAAGTGAGTGAAGCAGCCATTTATGCTGTCATGACCCACCTGATGTTACGTCGTTTGGCTTCCTAAATCTTTTCTTTATAAATAGGCTCTTACAACAACATCAGTGGAGCGATCGCATCCTTCAATTTTGACGAAACACAAGAATACACTCCCAGTGAAGATATCCCCGAACCCAGTGCTGTTTCTGCATTAGCACTTCTCGGTGCTGGTATATTCAAGATGAAGAAAAAAGCTCAGAAGTAAGATGGCGAGCAATGGGGTTACTCCAATAATGGGGAACTAATTCGCCAGTAATGATTAGAGAGAGCAAAAGGGATGCGATCGCGCGCATCCCTTTTCTGTTTAAACATCCATTGCCCATTGGCAAACTCTTGTGCTATTACGGAATAGAGATGTACCCAATCTTCTCCAATCCTGAAGAGGTATAGCTCCCTGAAAGTTTGACTCCGGCTGCTGAACCCAAGTCAATCTCCCTACACAACAAAACATCATCGAGTTTTTGACTGGTATCTCATGCAGCCGAAAAATATTTTGCGTCTTCTGCGAGCCTTGGCTCGGCAGGGACTGAACGTGCAATACAATAATCAATCCTACTCCGTGCGCTGGACGGACTCCCCGGATGCTCCCATAGCAGAAGTTCTCCTTCCCGAACATTTCCCTCTAGAAGCTAAAGCACTGAAACAACTGGCCGACTTAGCCACCATCAAACATCCAGCGGGAGGTTCAGTCAGTCGAATCTGCGCGACTCCTGACTTCCACCCTTGACGCTGGAGTTGCCATTGGTTCTATTGTCGAAACCGCAGGACAAGTCATTCCCGCTGCCGTCGGTTCGGATATCAACTGCGGAATGCGGCTGCATGTGGCCGATCTCTCCGTAGAGCAATTTTTGGCACAACGCGATCGCTTTGTCGAACTCGTTAAAGGCGATTTCTTTTTTGGCACGCGGGACGTAACCATGACAGCACAAGCCATGGGAGCTATGTTTGAACATGGAGTCATTGGCTGGTTAGATGCCATGCTCGATAAACCAACGGGGAGTATGGTGCGCTCCGATCTCGACCAACTCGCGCGCGAGAGCGATCGCATTTTTCTCCAAGGTTCGATGACCGGCGATCTTCGATGGGCCCCGGAAGAGCTTGTGCCAGATACCGGACTCGTTCGCGATGGCGGTCTGGCAACTATTGGCGGTGGCAACCACTTTGTGGAAGTACAGTGGATCGATCGCATTGAAAACCGGCAGCTTGCCTATGAGTGGGGAGTTCGTGAAGGACAGCTCGCAGTTATGGTACACTCCGGGTCTCGCCATGTGGGAAAATATATTGGCGGACTGTGGCGCGATCGGGCGCGAGCCTTGTGGAGAGAAGGTTTGAAGTATCCCAAATCTCGCTTATTTCCCCTCTCATCAACCGCTCATCCAGAGGTTGTTGCGGATTATCTGCAAGCCGAAGCAACAGCCGCTAACTATGGTTTCGTCAATCGTTTACTGCTAGCAGAGCTGCTACGGTTGCGACTGCGCCAAGTCTATGGCGATCTGGAGATGCCCTTAGTCTACGACTTGCCGCACAATATTACCCTTTCTGAAGGTCGAGGCTGGGTGACTCGCAAAGGTGCTTGTCCCGCGCATCTCGGTCAACCCGTCATCATCCCCGGTTCTATGGGTACGCCATCTTATCTTCTTGTCGGTTTGGGAAATCATGATTGGTGTTGTTCGGCTTCTCATGGTGCGGGAAGATTGCGATCGCGCTTCGATCTCAACCGTCGAGGAAATAAAGAAAGCGAGGATGAGTTGGGATTAACTGGCGTTGATTGCATTACCTTAAGGGAAGAACGACGGATTGAAGAAGCACCTGCCGCTTATAAAGCGATCGCGCCCGTTATTGATGCTCAGGTACGAGCTGGTTTAGTACAAGTCGTAGCGCGTATGCATCCGATTTTGACGTTTAAGGCTTGAGTCTACATTCTTTGATGGTGACAGGCGATCGCTAGATATACTTTGATTGATTGCCCGGACTTGATATTATTGGAGAATTAAACGAGAAGAGGCACTGCGGCCGAAC
This window harbors:
- a CDS encoding transposase, with amino-acid sequence LCELVEEQPQVLEKVQVIWADSGYSGDKFALGVWLMTQARVEVVKRKSKEFEALPKRWLVERTFGWWNRYYRLSKDYEKLPEVSEAAIYAVMTHLMLRRLAS
- a CDS encoding PEP-CTERM sorting domain-containing protein (PEP-CTERM proteins occur, often in large numbers, in the proteomes of bacteria that also encode an exosortase, a predicted intramembrane cysteine proteinase. The presence of a PEP-CTERM domain at a protein's C-terminus predicts cleavage within the sorting domain, followed by covalent anchoring to some some component of the (usually Gram-negative) cell surface. Many PEP-CTERM proteins exhibit an unusual sequence composition that includes large numbers of potential glycosylation sites. Expression of one such protein has been shown restore the ability of a bacterium to form floc, a type of biofilm.), with protein sequence MPEPSAVSALALLGAGIFKMKKKAQK